TAAAAAAAAGGCTATTGCGGGGAAAAGAGTTTTCAAAGCAACTACTGTTGTTCTAGTTCCATAGAGGAGAGTCACAGATATCTGAGAGTATATCATGTATTTCTCACCCCTTAATATTGGGTTCATGGGACCACCGGAGGAGACTATAGTTCGTTTTGATTTGGAATGAATAGGCTAGCCTAGTGCTGTAAAGTTTTTGTAGaacattagcctacatttactGATAGCCATGTAGGCTAATTGATTCATCAATCTAGCAACAAAATCATATTTAGAGTTGGCAATCTAGCGAAGAGTGtccacttcctcaggtggtgaaTAATTTAGGCCAATGTGCACAAAGATGCCGGCAAATTCTCTGAATAGCCCACAATAAATCTGATAATTCTGGATCCAATTTTGCCCGGTTGCATATCAAAATATCAGTGATGCATTTCCTGGACATGTTTGATGAAACAGCTTGAATCATAGGCTACCCTCTCAGTTGTCTTACTTAGCACCGGAAAACAATTGTTTAGAGCCCTGCTTGCTAATGTAAAGTATATGTCCCTTCCATGTTTtttaggtatgtgtgtgtatatatgtgtatatatgtgtgtatgtatttgttgTTATCGAGCAAAATAGTTCCCGATATCAATTTTTGGCCATATCGCGCAGCTCTACTGTATAGTACAAGACTTTCtgttgcagggatcatcaactagattcatccgCTGGCCGTttcttacatttttatttatttatgtatttttctCTTGAGCGGATGATCAGGGGGCCGGCGGAACATAATTACTGCAAATTGAACGCAAGAATCccaaaacataatcatttcaaacttTGCTTACACTATATTGTATATACACAAATGTATCTCTCTAtaatgcgtgggaatactttggaacagatatCCCAAATTAGAATGACTTGGAGCTGATTTTCTGGTTTCTTAttcttatgtccaacaataagAATACCCCAAAAAATTGCTTCGAAAACTTGGGGGGACAAATAAAATCATGGCCCAtggccgccagttggggaaccctgttctACTGTATAGTACAAGACTTTCCAGAGGTTTGGAGTGAGGCAACCAGTCACTCACTCATGTGATATTTAATAGTGAATGAGGACACTTAGCACTGACAACAGTATAGGAACATCAAAATATTGAGTAACTTTTGGCTTTTGACTTTTAAGTACTTTCTCCATGTTCATCAGACAGTTCCGTGGTTGCCATGGAAGGTAGCCAAGGCAGATAGTTCTGTAAATATTTGTTGAGTTCGTAAATTCACGCTGGCCATCTACTCCCGATTTAAGCGCACGCTCGTCTGAGGGTGCGTTtgaaaattcactctggctatctactcaaATTTCAGAGCACACTTATCGGGGTGTGCCAGGTTCCTCAGAATAACTGAGGAATTTCCGAACGTGCAACAGCTGTTGAATATGACCgttgtcagtaaacgtcggccaAAAAACGTAATTCAATtcttgccagcagcacagttagtcaccaatgctctagatcaggtattcccaaactggggtatgcgTACACCCAGAGGTATGTGCAATGCTGTCAGGGGtacaccaaataaaaatgtgatttgcatttttaaaatatatatttttatatgtataaaaaaatttacacattttcaaacagtacatttatattttccaaaggCGGCTaaacatttgggtgaggtttatttctcgcctgagtagcctcgttttactgccaaaaataaaatgaaaccatctagtgttcagcgaaatagcaacacaatgtcaaatacaggtagcctagtcaaataattaacatccaatcacattaactgttactctctcccgggaaaccttcactcttgcgcagacatttagaaatgaaacatgacaatttgaaaaataagctgCAGGAGGTTTTTGAGCGAgaagtaagacatgtataaaagtgtaacagtatagcttccgtccctctccttgcccctacctgggctcgaaccagggaccctctgcacacatcgacaacagccactctcgaagcatcgttacccatcgcttcacaaaagccgcagcccttgcagagcaaggggaacaactacttcaatgtctcagagcgagtgacgtcaccggttgaaacgctattagcgcgctccccgctaactagctagccatttcacatcagttacaaaagcaacagataccattaataagaaggggctagaagcgtcttatatggtgagctaccgagtggctagtacagacaagtcccatactattgtggaggacttaattgtTCCTGCTGCTGCGGATATGGCTGGGGGaaaggccaaaaaaactatacagacaatgacttcatcaaacaacactgtttcacggcACATCGGTGACAtgacaggagatgttttgaaacaattactgcttcacatacaagccagtgaattatatgcgttacagctggatgagtcaacagacgtggcgggcctggcacagctcctggtatatgtccgttacgcttatggggggtcaattaaggaagacatcctcttctgcaaaccagtGGAAATCAGGATAtcatgagaggatatttttaaagtactggacagctttgtggcATCAAATCGACTTTgatggtcaagatgtgttggtatctgtactgatggtgcaaaagccatgacaagggagacatagtggagtggtaacacgCGTGTAAGCAGTTGCTCCCAATGCCACTTGGGtatactgcagcatccaccgagaggttcttgctgccaagggaatgcctgacagcttgaaagacgttttgaaCTTGGTTAAAGCAaagcccctgaactctcgtgtattttctgcattatgcaatgatatgggcagcgaccatgtaacgctttcacaacatacagaagtgcgctggttatcaaagtattgacatgttctTTTAACTGaaagacgagcttaaagttttctttactgaccataattttcacttgtctgaccacttgcatgatgaagagtttctcacatgactggtctatctgggtgatgttttttctcgcctgaatgatctgattctatgattacagggactctcctcaactatattcaatgtgtgggacaaaattgaggctatgattaagaagttggagctttTTTCTGTCTggattaacaaggacaacacacaggtctttccatcattgtatttttttttgtgcaaatgaatTCCAGCTTACGGACAatatcaaatgtgatatagcgaagcacctgagtgaacTGGGTGCgtaattacgcaggtactttcccaaaacggaCGACGCAAaaaactggattcgttatccctttcatgccctgcctccagtccacttactgatgtctgaacaagagagcctcatcaaaattgcaacaagcgatTCTGTGACATAtttatttaatcagaagccactgacagATAGGGCTGCGCTCAAAGTTTCTTGCCCTGGCAAATCGCGCagaacctcttggaactccccatcccggatccgggatcgtgactaaagcctcaggctcattagcataacgcaacgttaacgatttctgaaaatcgcaaataaaatgaaaataatgcgtctgctctcaagcttagccttttcttaacaacactgtcatctcagattttcaaaatatgcttttgaaccatagaaattgactaatttgtgtaagagtatgcaaagctagcatagcattttgagtagcatttagcacgcaacattttcacaaaaaccagataaccaaataaataaaatcatttacctttgaagagcttctgatgttttcaatgaggagactctcagttacataccaaatgctcagtttttcctgaaagcgtctgtgtgtaggagaaatcgttccgttttctacattgcgtctggctaccgaaacgaaccgaaaattcagtcacctacaacgtaaaactttttccggattaactacataatatcgaccgaaacatggcaaacgttgtttggaatcaatcctcaaggtgttttttcacatatctcttcattgatatgcagttcgtggaagcttgctttcctctctgtatcccatggaaaaatactggcagctgtcttttgcgcaccaaccgggcggacacctggtaaatgtggtctcttatggtcaatcttccaatgatctgcctacaaatacgtcacaatgctgcagacaccttggggaaacgacagaaagggcaggctcattcctctcgcattcacagccatataaggagacaatggaaaacagagcctcaaaaatcctgctcatttcctggatgccgtctcatcttggttttgcctgaagctcacgttctagggcacgcacataaaatatcttggtagttctggacacgtcagagtgttttctttcgaaagctatcaattatatgcatagtcgagcatctttttgtgacaaaatatcttgtttaaaacgggaacgtttttcatccaaaaatgaaatagcgcccagagcatcaacaggttaagaaactgatgccctttgcaaccacatacctatgtgaaAGTGGATTCTCGAAACTACTAGCACAAagactaaatacaggcacagactgtgtgtgggaaatgatttaagactgagactatctgcaatacaacccaacattgcagagttatgtgcatcctttcaagcacacccttctcattaacctgtggtgggTTATTCACAATTAATGATGAACAAataaataaggttttatatgtaagatggctaaataaagagcaaaattattgattattgttATTTGgtccctggtcctataagagctctttgtcacttcccacgagccgggttgtgacaaactcgcattcattcttatgtttaataaatgtatcatatagtgtgtgtggatggcaaaaaacaacatttgagagtgcgctgaccctggcgCTAGAAGGGGTATGCAGCTGgaagttgaatgtttgaaggggtacgggacaataagaagtttgggaaccactgttctaGATAACAAGTAAACAGCCTatccagctctgctagggtgagtaaaattgccagagtgaggtgttctctcatttgtgtctggaagtagctagcaagctagccacctttagccagttagcttgggtgcttgactgccgttggaCACTCTGGCCGAGGACcacagtgtgcgctctgaacgctccgagagtGAAACGCTTAGAATTTACGAATGGACAATTTGACGCCCAATTTGACGCCCACTGtggcactccagagtgaatttacaaacacacccatTGTATATGTTTTGTTATTGAAAACATATCCGTGTTTTGttacattaaaaatatatatttggggGGTTTTGATTGCTCTGGGGTTTTTTCACCGACATCTGGTTGTCATGACTCACAAAGTTGCAGGTCTGAGATTAAAAGTCTACTTGTTTGGCTTGACAGCTTGTTATCTGGCTATTTGGATTTAAATCTGTTGCGAATGACAACTGTATGTGATGTCCGGGGATGGCAGTGAAGGCTAAGGGTCTGTTTCCTAACCACTCTCGACGTGTGGTGGTTTTTGAGAGCTTTTTCGGCAGCCATGGCATCACGCAGGTGGGTGCCACATTTTCATCAATGGAGGACCAATACCTGCTGGGGAGCAGCTTCTGTGGTGGAACTGAACGCCAGAAACGGATGTGGTGTCCTGATGAAGAGCTCTTGGCCTGTTCGTCAGACTGCATTTGTTTCTCCCTAGCTGTATCATCAATGCCCCCACCACTCAAGCTATACTGCCTTTCCAGCCCACTGCCTCAACTCCCTTCCCATCACCTGGAACCTTCTACTAGGGACTATTCAATCTCCGTCAGACTTCTTAAtcactttttttttgggggggggggggggggggggctacattGGAAATgtctctttttttgtgtgtgtgtggatttaaaaaatgtaaaaaattaagtaactgtcaaataaaataaacattttacatTGAAATCCCTAATGATGTATTCTATTTCTCTCCTATCTGCCTCTTTCTCAGGTGTTTGATAACTATGCGGTGACCGTGATGATCGGAGGGGAACCCTACACTCTGGGGCTGTTCGATACAGCAGGTAAAACAAAATGGCCGCTCCCCACTACATGAGCTCTTCTTAACTACAGTGTCTTGAGCATCGATTTGCAATACCTTCTTCTCACTCACCATGGTCTGCCTGTATTACTTTCACATGGTGCTTACATTGGGATTATGGATTGTGTTTCTCTCCAGCCATCTAAGCGTTTGAACATTGCATGGGTAACTCACCTTGTGCACTGGCCTATGTAGTGATAGGATTTACCATGGTGTCTAAacgtgtttttgtgtttgtgagTTAGTCTACTAGTGTGTTAGTCCACTGAGCTCAATTATTTGCAAGATAATGTAGAGCCCATTGTGTAGTTGTCTTATTTAGGCTTGTTCTTGCATATGAAAGGTAGCCTTGATGAACACTCCTCAAAtgtttgctgtctctctctgtcgccctcttcAGGTCAGGAGGACTATGACAGACTGCGACCACTCAGCTACCCCCAGACAGACGTCTTccttgtgtgtttctctgtcgtATCGCCCTCCTCCTTTGAGAACGTCCgcgagaaggtgtgtgtgtggaatataaCTTTAGTGACCATTGGCTGGAACGTATGAGTCATCTGCCTTTCACAACAccaccagatacacacacacacacgtgggacTAGTGTTTTCTAGCCCATGTCTTTACACCTATGATTCTCTATAAACATAGCATTATGTTCCTCTTCGGTTTGTGTTTCGTGAGTTGAGGTTAGtgttctttctctcccctccctctttctctctctccattactcaCACCTGCATAAAATTATTTACAACATGAAACCCTCCCATACTCTATGGACATAATATAATGCAGGATCAGAACCTAATAtgccccccccttcctctcccacagTGGGTCCCAGAGATCTCCCACCATTGTCCGCGTACACCCTTCCTGCTGGTGGGAACCCAGATGGACCTGAGGGACGACAGCAACACAGTGGAGAAGCTGGCTAAGAACAAGCAGCGGCCCCTGGCCCCCGAGAGCGGAGACAAGCTGGCCCGGGACCTCCGGGCCGTCAAATATGTGGAGTGCTCCGCCCTCACCCaggtgcgtgtctgtgtgtgtgagagacacaaTCTCTATCTCTTAAGTCTGGCCCTCATTCAGGGAAACAGGAAATGGTGGGTGTAAGTGGCTGTTGTGGCTTCTGAAAAGTAACTTCCTCTAACTTCCTCTCACTCCGTTCTCCTTCGTGTTGATGGATGTCATACTTACTCACTTCAAACTACTACCGGATGATGGCTAATGTTGACAGCATTTCATAGTGCCATCTTGTGCAACTGAGGCCATTGTGAAACTAGGCTAGTGGGTCAATAAGTAAATTGACTAACTtattcctctttttctctctctcgcagcGAGGTCTGAAGAACGTGTTTGACGAGGCCATCCTGGCGGCGCTGGAGCCGCCAGAGACCAAGCCCAAGAAACGCTGTGCACTCTTATAATTTTTTTTTCAAATGGGGCCAAAGAGCCAGGGGAAAGACCGAATTTAGAGGCggacaggggaacagacagggaggggTGTAACGCTGGGGggggtgtagagggagggagcaagagaggACAAGTGAGACATTCGTTTAACAGTGCCTTCAGCGATAGAGGTGGGGAGGGGCGATGTTGGGTAAACACAGTCAGAAATAAATCACAATGTGTAATAGAATGTAACAAGCTGATCAATTCTCttcctaaccagtatagtcctTCTTAAAAGGAGACCGACTGAGCAATATAGGGAAAGAGACAAGGATTTGAAACCTCTATTGCCTTATAGTTACAGGACAAATGAAATGGGTTTGACAAAAAGAGGTAGAGACGGTGTGGAGTTTATTTTGTGTTTGATGATACTAAAAACTGACTGGAAAATTTTGCTTAAGACGCGCAACCTTGACGTTCACACACACCTGCTTTACTCCCTTCAACCCAAAACGGCTTCTCTCTTTCAAACTGCCCGCCATAGTTTTGAAAATGCTGCGTCTTCAAACATGAACTATTCTGCTTGACTCGCTATCTGCCGTCACCGCTCCAATGGGAACTACAAGCGCTTCTTACTTCCTCTTGGTTTTCACTGCTCCCTAAAGGCAATAACATGAACTGAATTCCCGCTCGCTTTTTTTGTTGCCATTTATTGTTTTAGAGATGATGGTGTATTATTGATGATAATAAgagtattatatattttttggctCTTTATTTCTGGGGTAcccctagtggttagtggtttggactcttgttgtttttttttatatatatttttattattaatTTGATGGTTGTGTGCCAATGTGTTGAGTGTCACTGGTTTCATTTGACATAACAATCATAATATGCCTCTAATGACTACGTAGCTGGATGTGATGTCAGTAGTAATAACAGGAAAAAGCAATAATGGTTATGAGTAACAATAATAGCTCTTTTGAATCATCCTCATCTGGTtgtttgaaataaataaaaatacttgaACTTGAAAACTAGTCAATTTccccatttatttttattttacctttatttaactaggcagagtgaaggaaaagcatacTATACTATTTTATGTAaattatatttgtgtgtgtgtatatatacatatatatatatgtatgtatgtatgtatgtatgtatgtatgtatatacatatatatatacatatatatatatatatacatatatacacacacacagtagcagtcaaaagttacacctactcattcaagggtttttctttattttactattttctacattgtataataagagtgaagacatcaaaactatgaaataacacatggaatcatgtagtaaccaaagtgttaaacaaatcaaaatatattcgagattcttcaaagtagacaccctttgccttgatgacagctttggacacgcttggcattctctcaaccagcttcacctggaatgattttccaacaatcttgaaggagttcccacaaatactggctgcttttccttcactctgcagtccaactcatcccaaaccatctcaattgggttgaggtcaggggattgtaaaggccaagtcatctgatgcagaactcattgctctccttcttggtcaaatagtccttacacagcctagaggtgtgttgggtcattgttctgttgaaaaatcatatcaaatttatttatatagcccttcttgcatcagctgatatctcaaagttctgtacagaaacacagcctaaaaccccaaacagcaagcaatgctgtTATTTAGAATGGCGGCCTACACGGccaaaaaacaaatgatagtcccactaagtgctcCCGAATGGCGCTGCGTTCTAAGACACCGCAACtctgtgctagaggcatcactacagacaccctgggttgaatccaggatgtatcacaaccgtccgtgattgggagtcccatatggcggcgcacaattggcccagcgtcatccgggtttggccggtgtaggccgccattttaaataacaatttgttcttaactgacttgcctcgttaaataaatgttactttaaaaaaaataataataattaaagcgcaaaccagatgggaaggcatatcgctgcagaatgctgtggaagccatgctggtttagtgtgccttgaattccaaataaatcacagactgtgtcaccagcaaagcaccatcacacctcctccatgcttcacggtgggaaccacacgtgcAGAGATCATCCCTTCaactactctgtgtctcacaaagacagggtggttggaaccaaaaatctcaattttggACTCatcggaccaaaggacagatttccactggtctaatgtccattactcgtgtttcttggcccaagaacgcctcttcttattggtgtcctttagtagtggtttctttgcagcaattcgaccatgaaggcctgattcacagtctctgaacagttgatgttgagatctgtctgttacttgaactctgaagcatttatttgggtggtaatctgaggtgcagttaactctaatgaacttatcctctgaagCAGAGGTAAGTGTGGGTCTTCCCTTtaatgtggcggtcctcatgagagccagtttcatcatagtgctttgGTGTTTTTGCAACTTGACTTGAAACTTTTAAAAGTTCTTGAAGTGTTCTGCATTgtctaaccttcatgtcttaaagtaatgatggactgttatttctctttgcttatttgagctgatcttgccataatatggactttgccCTTTTTGGTAAATGACCATCATTCATTTATGTAAACTACAATgtcaaaaaaaaagtatttaataagaatagttcattcattcagatctaggatgtgttattttagtgttccctttgcTTTTTGAGCAGTGTTGTATATATGACAGCTATAAAACTTCACAAGGatcctttaaaaatatatatttaaagtaTCTACAAGTACACAATATGCTATCCTTGTTTTGCAGGCTTTACCCAAACACATCAAACAACTATTTGACTTCACATCTATTTGTCACTCAGTGAGTTTTTAAACTTGAGGTAGTAACTGCTTAGTCTGCttgttacagtgcattcggaaagcatttaGTCCCGTTgtctttttacacattttatgttacagccttattctaaaatggattaaatataaaaaatgtcctcatccatctacaccccataatgacagtgaaaacaggtttagacattttgtcaaatgtattaaaaatttaaAACAGATTCCTTagtcacataagtattcagaacctttgctataagactcgaaattgagctcaggtgcatcctgtttccattgatcatccttgagatgtttctacaacttgattggagtccacctgtggtaaattcaaatgattggacatgattttgaaaggcacacacctgtctatataaggtcccagagttggcagtgcatgtcagagcaaaaaccaagacgaggtcaaaggaattgtccgtagaggcaCAGAAATGGGGATGGGTACCAAAAAGGTTCTGCAGCATTGGATGTCTAAAAGAAGaccgtggcctccatcattcttaaatggaagaagtttgtagccaccaagactcttcctggagctggctgcccggccaaactgagcaatcgggggagaagggagctgaccaagaactcaatggtcacactgacagagctccaaagttcctctgtggaaatgggagaaccttccagaaggacaaccatctctgcagcactccgccattcaggcctttatgatagagtggccagatggccGCAACTCCtcataaaaggcacatgacagcccacttggagtttgccaaaagccacctacagactttcagaccatgggaaacaaaattctctggtcagATTTTCAtctgattgaactctttggcctgaatgccaagcatcacgtccaGAGGAAAccttccctacggtgaagcat
Above is a genomic segment from Oncorhynchus masou masou isolate Uvic2021 chromosome 12, UVic_Omas_1.1, whole genome shotgun sequence containing:
- the LOC135549997 gene encoding cell division control protein 42 homolog, producing MTRLLYSELSRANPRSNNAWWWTDKMQTIKCVVVGDGAVGKTCLLISYTTNKFPSEYVPTVFDNYAVTVMIGGEPYTLGLFDTAGQEDYDRLRPLSYPQTDVFLVCFSVVSPSSFENVREKWVPEISHHCPRTPFLLVGTQMDLRDDSNTVEKLAKNKQRPLAPESGDKLARDLRAVKYVECSALTQRGLKNVFDEAILAALEPPETKPKKRCALL